The Sagittula sp. P11 genome window below encodes:
- a CDS encoding DUF6778 family protein, translated as MMAALAACGEMPGRAPFEAMPGGEVTRASTLQMERAAPVAELDAPVLQGGMRLVEYEFRVPEALSVSEANLYLPIADIVWRGDAPGNRKQQVAAMFQASLEKARAGAPAEGRPVKAIITLHKFHSLTEKARYTTGGIHTVVFDTTLVDAATGAVLVQGRRTRADLEAFGGRRAMAAERQGLGMKVRLMAHLDRVMAAEVSTAGGWRDKGRTLTRALDQI; from the coding sequence ATGATGGCGGCACTAGCGGCCTGCGGCGAGATGCCCGGCCGCGCACCGTTCGAGGCGATGCCCGGCGGCGAGGTGACCCGCGCCTCGACCCTGCAGATGGAGCGCGCGGCCCCGGTTGCGGAGCTTGACGCCCCGGTCCTGCAGGGGGGCATGAGGCTGGTGGAGTACGAGTTCCGCGTGCCCGAGGCGCTCAGCGTGTCCGAAGCGAACCTGTATCTGCCGATCGCCGACATCGTCTGGCGCGGCGACGCGCCCGGCAACCGCAAACAGCAGGTAGCGGCGATGTTTCAGGCGAGCCTCGAGAAGGCCCGCGCGGGCGCGCCCGCAGAGGGGCGTCCGGTCAAGGCCATCATAACGCTCCACAAGTTCCATTCGCTGACGGAGAAGGCCCGTTACACCACCGGCGGCATCCATACGGTCGTCTTCGACACAACCCTCGTCGATGCCGCGACCGGTGCGGTGCTGGTGCAGGGCCGCCGGACCCGCGCGGATCTGGAGGCCTTCGGCGGGCGCCGGGCGATGGCGGCGGAACGGCAGGGCCTGGGCATGAAGGTCCGCCTGATGGCGCATCTGGACCGCGTCATGGCGGCCGAGGTGTCGACCGCGGGGGGCTGGCGCGACAAGGGCCGGACGCTGACCCGGGCGCTCGATCAGATCTGA
- a CDS encoding RSP_2647 family RNA methyltransferase, producing the protein MTTSASPDSGSASDRPVLRLLPKANARAIRRGAPWVFDNELVMDRRTRGIAPGTIATLEDHERKPLATVAVNPGSKIVARVLDREIVEVGTDWLRAKVAKALSLRERLYDAPFYRLIHAEADGFPGVIADRFGDTLVVQPNAAWADVRLPELAEILAEVTGCTNILKNASGRGRALEGLDDADAVLLGVAPDAPVPVVMNGATYMADLTGGQKTGLFYDQRDNHAFAARLAAEGSVIDVFSHVGGFGLAALAGGAREVLCVDGSAPALELAQAGADAMGVADRFATRQGDAFDTLTALQEEGVRYDVVVCDPPAFAPSKQALDKGLRAYERIARLAAPLVAEDGYLVLCSCSHAADMTAFTGACLRGIGRAGRRAVLIHTGQAGADHPLLPQLAESGYLKALFFRL; encoded by the coding sequence ATGACGACCTCCGCCTCGCCTGATTCCGGCTCCGCATCCGACCGTCCCGTCCTGCGCCTTCTTCCGAAGGCCAACGCCCGCGCCATCCGCCGCGGCGCGCCATGGGTCTTTGACAACGAACTGGTGATGGATCGCCGGACCCGGGGCATCGCGCCGGGCACCATCGCCACGCTGGAGGACCACGAGCGCAAGCCGCTGGCCACGGTGGCGGTGAACCCCGGCTCGAAGATCGTGGCGCGGGTGCTGGACCGCGAGATCGTGGAGGTCGGCACCGACTGGCTGCGGGCGAAGGTCGCCAAGGCGCTGTCGCTGCGCGAACGGTTGTACGATGCGCCGTTCTACCGGCTGATCCACGCGGAGGCGGACGGCTTTCCCGGCGTGATCGCGGACCGTTTCGGCGACACGCTGGTGGTGCAGCCGAACGCCGCCTGGGCCGATGTGCGCCTGCCGGAGCTGGCGGAAATCCTGGCGGAGGTCACGGGCTGCACGAACATCCTCAAGAACGCGTCCGGGCGCGGGCGCGCGCTGGAAGGGCTGGACGATGCCGATGCGGTGCTGCTGGGGGTGGCGCCCGACGCGCCGGTGCCGGTGGTGATGAACGGCGCGACCTACATGGCCGACCTGACCGGCGGCCAGAAGACCGGTCTGTTCTACGACCAGCGCGACAACCACGCCTTTGCGGCCCGGCTGGCGGCGGAGGGATCGGTGATCGACGTCTTCAGCCATGTCGGCGGCTTCGGGCTGGCGGCTCTTGCGGGCGGCGCGCGCGAGGTGCTGTGCGTCGACGGTTCTGCCCCGGCGCTGGAACTGGCGCAGGCGGGGGCCGATGCAATGGGCGTGGCCGACCGCTTTGCCACCCGGCAGGGCGACGCCTTCGACACGCTGACGGCGCTGCAGGAAGAAGGCGTGCGCTATGACGTGGTGGTCTGCGACCCGCCGGCCTTCGCGCCGTCGAAGCAGGCGCTGGACAAGGGGCTGCGGGCCTACGAACGGATCGCGCGGCTGGCGGCGCCGCTGGTGGCGGAGGACGGGTATCTCGTGCTCTGCTCGTGTTCGCACGCGGCGGACATGACAGCCTTTACCGGCGCGTGCCTGCGCGGCATCGGCCGGGCCGGGCGGCGGGCGGTCCTGATCCACACCGGGCAGGCGGGGGCCGACCATCCGCTGCTGCCGCAACTGGCAGAATCGGGCTACCTGAAGGCGCTGTTCTTCCGGCTGTGA
- a CDS encoding RSP_2648 family PIN domain-containing protein: MKVVLDTCVLFPTVMREVLLGVAGAGLYAPLWSERILEEWARAARKLGPGGEAQARGEIALVRAAWPRAKVTWPPSLEGRLWLPDPADVHVLAAAVAGSADVIVTMNASDFPRNVLAEEGLSRTDPDAFLLGFWQASPDAVQGVAEQVLAEARRLSGDDWEMRALLKKARLPRLAKALA; this comes from the coding sequence GTGAAGGTCGTCCTCGACACCTGCGTCCTGTTTCCCACGGTGATGCGCGAGGTTCTTCTGGGCGTGGCCGGGGCCGGGCTTTACGCGCCGCTCTGGTCGGAACGCATTCTCGAGGAATGGGCCCGCGCCGCGCGCAAGCTGGGACCGGGCGGAGAGGCGCAGGCGCGGGGCGAGATCGCGCTGGTTCGCGCCGCATGGCCTCGGGCCAAAGTGACCTGGCCGCCGTCGCTTGAAGGGCGCCTGTGGCTGCCCGATCCGGCGGACGTGCATGTGCTGGCGGCGGCGGTCGCGGGCAGCGCCGACGTGATCGTGACGATGAACGCCTCTGATTTCCCGCGTAACGTGCTGGCCGAAGAGGGCCTGAGCCGCACCGATCCCGACGCCTTCCTGCTCGGGTTCTGGCAGGCCTCGCCAGACGCGGTGCAGGGCGTGGCAGAGCAGGTGCTGGCCGAGGCGCGGCGCCTCTCCGGCGACGACTGGGAGATGCGCGCGCTCCTGAAGAAGGCCCGTTTGCCGCGTCTTGCCAAGGCCTTGGCCTGA
- a CDS encoding ABC transporter ATP-binding protein has translation MTTPPRLEIRDLVRRFDGQTVVDHVSLQIAPGQVTCLLGPSGCGKSTTLRMIAGVDMQDEGTIHVDGKLVCDTVFRVPPERRSIGLMFQDFALFPHLSVGENVAFGLKGGRSEKRATAERLLDRVGLRHYIDHYPHHLSGGEQQRVALARALAPQPKIMLMDEPFSGLDNRLRDGIRDETLDLLKEEGAAVLLVTHEPEEAMRMADEIALMRDGRIVQQGAPYNIYNAPVDREAVAFFSDVNVLQGTVQGALVDTPFGRFLAPGVADGGAVEIVFRPQHVSIDFDRSGKGPNPTEIAGTPARGVVQRARFMGSESLVEFVMDHDRQKLIATVPNVFLPKTGTPMWLSLRRDRCFVFPVMGRKRA, from the coding sequence GTGACGACACCGCCAAGGCTAGAAATCCGCGACCTCGTGCGCCGCTTCGACGGTCAGACCGTGGTCGATCACGTGTCGCTGCAGATCGCGCCGGGGCAGGTGACCTGCCTGCTCGGCCCCTCGGGATGCGGCAAGTCGACGACGCTGCGGATGATCGCGGGCGTCGACATGCAGGATGAAGGCACCATCCACGTCGACGGCAAGCTGGTCTGCGACACGGTGTTCCGCGTGCCGCCCGAGCGCCGCTCCATCGGGCTGATGTTTCAGGACTTCGCGCTGTTCCCGCATCTGAGTGTCGGGGAAAACGTGGCCTTCGGACTGAAGGGCGGACGTTCGGAGAAGCGCGCCACGGCGGAGCGGCTTCTGGACCGGGTCGGGCTGCGGCATTACATCGACCATTATCCGCATCACCTGTCGGGCGGCGAGCAGCAGCGCGTGGCCCTGGCTCGCGCGCTGGCGCCGCAGCCGAAGATCATGCTGATGGACGAGCCGTTCTCCGGCCTCGACAACCGGCTGCGCGACGGTATCCGCGACGAGACGCTGGACCTGCTGAAGGAGGAAGGCGCGGCGGTCCTGCTGGTCACGCACGAACCCGAAGAGGCGATGCGCATGGCCGACGAGATCGCGCTGATGCGCGACGGGCGGATCGTTCAGCAAGGTGCGCCCTACAACATCTACAACGCGCCGGTGGACCGCGAGGCCGTGGCATTCTTCAGTGATGTCAACGTCTTGCAGGGCACTGTTCAAGGGGCGCTGGTGGACACGCCGTTCGGCCGCTTCCTTGCGCCGGGCGTGGCGGATGGCGGCGCGGTGGAGATCGTTTTCCGCCCGCAGCACGTCTCCATCGACTTCGACCGCTCCGGCAAGGGCCCGAACCCGACGGAGATCGCCGGCACGCCTGCGCGCGGCGTCGTGCAGCGGGCGCGGTTCATGGGATCGGAAAGCCTCGTCGAGTTCGTGATGGATCACGACAGGCAGAAGCTGATCGCCACCGTACCCAACGTTTTCCTGCCGAAGACCGGCACGCCGATGTGGTTGAGCCTGCGGCGCGACCGGTGTTTCGTGTTCCCCGTAATGGGGCGGAAACGCGCCTGA
- a CDS encoding ribbon-helix-helix domain-containing protein → MTGRPVKRSLTLKGHRTSVSLEDAFWSEFRRIAAEMDKPLNALASEIDEARDPEVGLASSIRVYILRKLVEERDARV, encoded by the coding sequence ATGACGGGCCGCCCGGTCAAGCGGTCGCTGACCCTGAAGGGCCACCGCACCTCGGTCTCGCTCGAGGATGCCTTCTGGTCCGAATTCCGGCGCATCGCGGCCGAGATGGACAAGCCCCTGAACGCGCTTGCCTCCGAAATCGACGAGGCGCGCGACCCGGAGGTCGGGCTGGCCTCTTCCATACGGGTCTACATCCTTCGCAAACTGGTCGAAGAACGCGACGCAAGAGTCTGA
- a CDS encoding DUF4169 family protein: MSKVVNLNRFRKQKSRDEKRREGDTNAAQHGLTKAQKTLAKARTDKERRDLDGHERE; encoded by the coding sequence ATGAGCAAGGTCGTCAACCTGAACCGCTTCCGCAAGCAGAAGTCCCGCGACGAGAAACGCCGCGAGGGCGACACCAACGCCGCTCAGCACGGCCTGACCAAGGCGCAGAAGACGCTGGCCAAGGCCCGCACCGACAAGGAGCGGCGCGACCTCGACGGGCACGAACGGGAATGA
- a CDS encoding serine hydrolase codes for MQRRTLLASALALPFVSRAWAQDDPFAAFAEAHDQFHAILVRKGDTLIHEKAYRGPGLDALANIKSCSKSMVALLLGCAIDRDEVALDATLGDVAPRLIPSGADPQVADITLGDLASLRAGLERTSGPNYGAWVASSNWVRDALSRPMVAEPGGRMLYSTGSTHVLGAALAEATGLTLLEQARTRLGRPLDIDIPPWTRDPQGFYLGGNQMALTPRAMLRVALAMRDGGVWDGTQVIPADWVETSVQPLTRSPYSGLSYGYGWFLSPTGWALARGYGGQIIAFHADRDIAAAITSDPNRPARSQGYFGALMDLLDGPVLSV; via the coding sequence ATGCAACGTCGAACCCTCCTCGCCTCCGCCCTGGCCCTGCCCTTCGTCTCCCGCGCGTGGGCGCAGGACGATCCCTTCGCCGCCTTCGCGGAGGCGCACGACCAGTTCCACGCGATCCTCGTCCGGAAGGGCGACACGCTGATCCACGAAAAGGCCTATCGCGGCCCCGGCCTCGACGCGCTGGCCAATATCAAGAGCTGTTCGAAAAGCATGGTCGCGCTGCTTCTGGGCTGTGCCATCGACCGGGACGAGGTCGCGCTGGACGCCACCCTCGGCGACGTGGCCCCCCGGCTGATCCCCTCCGGTGCCGATCCGCAGGTGGCCGACATCACGCTGGGTGACCTCGCCAGCCTCCGCGCCGGACTGGAGCGGACCTCCGGCCCCAATTACGGCGCATGGGTCGCCTCGTCAAACTGGGTGCGCGACGCGCTGTCCCGTCCCATGGTGGCGGAACCCGGCGGGCGGATGCTCTATTCCACCGGCTCGACCCATGTCCTCGGCGCGGCGCTGGCAGAGGCAACCGGCCTCACGCTGCTGGAACAGGCCCGCACCCGGCTGGGCCGCCCTCTGGACATCGACATCCCGCCGTGGACCCGCGATCCGCAGGGCTTCTACCTCGGCGGCAACCAGATGGCGCTGACTCCCCGGGCGATGCTGCGCGTTGCGCTGGCGATGCGCGACGGCGGCGTCTGGGACGGAACGCAGGTCATCCCCGCCGACTGGGTGGAAACCTCCGTCCAGCCACTGACCCGCTCGCCCTACTCCGGCCTCTCCTACGGCTACGGCTGGTTCCTGAGCCCCACCGGCTGGGCGCTGGCGCGCGGCTACGGCGGGCAGATCATCGCCTTTCACGCCGACCGGGACATCGCCGCCGCCATCACCTCCGACCCGAACCGGCCCGCGCGGTCGCAGGGGTATTTCGGGGCGCTGATGGACCTGCTCGACGGCCCGGTCCTGTCCGTCTGA
- the fumC gene encoding class II fumarate hydratase: MTATRTETDSFGPLEVPAEKYWGAQTQRSIMNFPIGWEKQPVPIVRALGVIKKACAEANKSLGTMTPEIADAIMAAAQEVIEGKFDDNFPLVVWQTGSGTQSNMNANEVISNRAIEMLGGEMGSKSPVHPNDHCNMGQSSNDTFPTAMHVAIGMQARDVLLPGLKKLHAALEAKSAEFKDIIKIGRTHTQDATPLTLGQEFGGYAHQVKKGIERVEACLPDIYELAQGGTAVGTGLNTKKGWAETVAANIAAITDLPFVTAPNKFEALAAHDAMVMFSGALKTVAASLFKIANDIRLLGSGPRSGLGELILPENEPGSSIMPGKVNPTQAEALTMVCAHVMGNDAAVGFAGSQGHFELNVYNPMMSYNVLQSMQLLGDSASAFTDNMVVGIEANEARIEKLMKESLMLVTALAPTIGYDNATKVAKTAHKNGTTLKEEAIALGFVDEETFDRVVRPEDMIGPKD, translated from the coding sequence ATGACCGCCACCCGTACCGAGACCGACAGCTTCGGCCCGCTGGAAGTGCCCGCCGAAAAGTACTGGGGCGCGCAGACCCAGCGCTCGATCATGAACTTCCCCATCGGCTGGGAAAAGCAGCCCGTGCCGATTGTCCGCGCCCTTGGCGTCATCAAGAAGGCCTGCGCCGAGGCGAACAAGTCGCTCGGCACCATGACGCCCGAGATCGCCGACGCGATCATGGCCGCCGCACAGGAAGTCATCGAGGGCAAGTTCGACGACAACTTCCCTCTGGTGGTCTGGCAGACCGGCTCCGGCACGCAGTCGAACATGAACGCGAACGAGGTCATCTCCAACCGCGCAATCGAGATGCTGGGCGGCGAGATGGGGTCCAAGTCCCCCGTCCACCCCAACGATCACTGCAACATGGGCCAGTCGTCGAACGACACCTTCCCGACCGCGATGCACGTCGCCATCGGCATGCAGGCGCGCGACGTCCTGCTGCCCGGCCTGAAAAAGCTGCACGCGGCGCTCGAAGCGAAGTCCGCCGAATTCAAGGACATCATCAAGATCGGCCGGACCCACACCCAGGACGCCACTCCGCTGACGCTGGGCCAGGAATTCGGCGGCTACGCCCACCAGGTCAAGAAGGGCATCGAACGGGTCGAGGCCTGCCTGCCCGACATCTACGAACTGGCGCAGGGCGGCACCGCCGTCGGCACCGGGCTCAACACGAAAAAGGGCTGGGCAGAGACGGTCGCAGCCAACATCGCCGCGATCACCGACCTGCCCTTCGTCACCGCACCGAACAAGTTCGAGGCGCTGGCCGCGCATGACGCGATGGTGATGTTCTCCGGCGCGCTGAAGACCGTGGCGGCAAGCCTCTTCAAGATCGCCAACGACATCCGCCTCTTGGGCTCCGGCCCTCGTTCCGGCCTTGGCGAACTGATCCTGCCCGAGAACGAGCCCGGCTCGTCGATCATGCCGGGCAAGGTGAACCCGACGCAGGCCGAGGCGCTGACCATGGTCTGCGCCCATGTCATGGGCAACGACGCGGCGGTCGGTTTCGCGGGCTCGCAGGGCCACTTCGAGCTGAACGTCTACAACCCGATGATGTCCTACAACGTCCTGCAATCCATGCAGCTTCTGGGCGACTCGGCCTCTGCCTTCACCGACAACATGGTGGTCGGGATCGAGGCCAACGAGGCGCGGATCGAGAAACTGATGAAGGAATCGCTGATGCTGGTGACGGCGCTGGCGCCGACCATCGGTTACGACAACGCCACCAAGGTCGCCAAGACTGCCCACAAGAACGGCACGACCCTCAAGGAAGAGGCCATCGCGCTCGGTTTCGTGGACGAGGAGACCTTCGACCGCGTCGTCCGCCCCGAGGACATGATCGGCCCCAAGGACTGA